A segment of the Cenarchaeum symbiosum A genome:
CCCTATCCCGCGCGCATGCTCAGTTGTGGCGGCAAACTGCCTGCCCGGCGCCTTTACACGCGGCATATGCCCAAAGCCGTGCCTGCCGCATCAAAACCAAATACATAAAGAGAAAAACCCCCAAAATCCACGATATAGCATGGATTCGACGGACATCGTAGACACGGTAAACGAGCTGCTCAAGCTCGGGGTGGGCGACCAGTACCGCCTCGAGCACATAAAGCTCTCGTACATGGAGAGCAAGACCCTCTGGGACAGCGACAAGAGGTATCTTGAGCGCATGAAGGAAAAGTACCTGACGGTCCACAAGACCGAAGAGATAGCCGACCCGGCGCTTGCCACCCCTGTAGTCGAGGACGACAGGGAGGTGATCCACTGCTGGAAGTGCGGCAAAAAGAACCTACTATCCGCGAACTATTGCATGAAGTGCGGGATTGCCCTGTTCGATGTGGGCACAAAGGGAGCACCGCGGCCGCACGGGGAGGCCCCCGCATCCCGGAGCCGCTTCCCGCGCTGGGCCAAGATCCTTGTAATAGTGGTGGCCGCGCTCTTTGTACTGGCGGCAGTAAGCCTTGCGTTCTCCTATGGGTACTTTGACGGCACGGACGACGCGCCCCGTGCGCCGGCGCCCCGGCAGGACGGCGCGGCCTCAAAGTGCGGCGCGGGCACGGTATTTGACGCCCCGACCAACTCGTGCGTGCTGGAACGCTAGCTCACTCGAGCCTTGCAAAGCAGGCGACGCGCCTGCCGCCGCCCGCATCCTCGAGTTCAGGCTCCTCGGCGCACCTGTCTATCGCGTAGGGGCACCGGGATCTGAACGAGCATCCCCCGCGGAGATCGTTTGGCGGGTCGTTTATCCGTATTATCTTCTCCCTGTGCAGGTTCCCCGGGTCCGGCTCGGATATGGCGTCTATGAGCGCCTGTGTATACGGGTGGGCGGGCCGCAGCAACACCGTGTCGACGGGCCCCTCCTCGACTATCTTTCCGCTATACATCACGGCTATCCTGTCCCCAAAGTGCCTGGCGGTGGCAAGATCATGCGTAATGTACAGAAAGGTTATCCCGTGGCTCTTGCGCAGCCCCGACATCAGCTCGAGCATTTCTGCACGGATGGATACGTCAAGCATCGAGACCGGCTCGTCGGCTATTATAATCCCGGGCTTTAGCGCAAGCGCCCGCGCCAGGGCGACCCGCTGCCTCTGGCCGCCGGACAGCATGTGGGGATGCTTTGCGGCAATCTCAGCGGGCGGCTCCAGCCGGACCTCGGAGAGCGCCTCGAGCACCCTTTTCTTTCTGTATGACTTGTCCCCTTCCCCGTGTATCTCCAGGGGTTCTGCCACTATGTCGGCTACCTTCATGCCGGGGTTGACTGAATCATAGGGATCCTGGTGGACCATCTGGCAGCTCATCCTGACCTTTTTCAAATCGGAAGCGCCATCCACCGCACGTCCGCCAAAGAATACCTTGCCAGAGTCCGCCTCTGCAGGGTTGAGTATCAGATTTGCCAGGGTGGACTTGCCAGAGCCGGACTCGCCTGCCAGCACGAATACCTCGCCCTTGTACACAGAGAACGAGACGTCATCTACCGCCCTGACTATCCTCTTTGGGCCAAGCAGCCCGCCGTCCTCGAATATCCTCGAGATGCCCTCCGCCCTTAGGATCTCATCCAACTGTGCATCTGGGGACTGTTCCGTATATCAACGGAGTGGGCAGGGTCAGGTGCTAGGTGCCATCGAGGGGAGCCTCTTGTCCCTGTAGGATACCACATGGGAGACCCCTCCCTTTGGGAACACCCCGTAGATGAGGCTCGCCCTGCGCACCACAGAATCCTTGAGGGATACCATGATGAACTGGCTCTCCCTGGCCCTCTCTTCTAGTATCTTGGCGAGCTTTTCAGAGTTTGGCGCGTCAAGATGAGCGTCTACCTCGTCGAACAGGTAGAAAGGCGACGGCTTGAGCTTTTGCAGCGCCAGCACAAAGACCACTGCTGC
Coding sequences within it:
- a CDS encoding ABC-type oligopeptide transport system, ATPase component (COG1124) yields the protein MDEILRAEGISRIFEDGGLLGPKRIVRAVDDVSFSVYKGEVFVLAGESGSGKSTLANLILNPAEADSGKVFFGGRAVDGASDLKKVRMSCQMVHQDPYDSVNPGMKVADIVAEPLEIHGEGDKSYRKKRVLEALSEVRLEPPAEIAAKHPHMLSGGQRQRVALARALALKPGIIIADEPVSMLDVSIRAEMLELMSGLRKSHGITFLYITHDLATARHFGDRIAVMYSGKIVEEGPVDTVLLRPAHPYTQALIDAISEPDPGNLHREKIIRINDPPNDLRGGCSFRSRCPYAIDRCAEEPELEDAGGGRRVACFARLE